In Nocardioides cavernae, a single genomic region encodes these proteins:
- a CDS encoding adenosine deaminase, whose amino-acid sequence MSLQSFIAGLPKAELHVHHVGSASPRIVSELAARHPAAGVPSDLEALREFFTFRDFAHFIEVYLAVVDLVRTPEDVRLLTYEVAREMAEGQNLRYAELTCTPYTSVARGIPIEAYTEAIEDARVAAERDFGLVLQWIYDIPGESGIPAADATLAYALEHRTDALVGFGLGGPEIGVPRAQFSPHFDAARAAGLRSVPHAGETTGPETIWESLRLLGAERIGHGVSAAQDPELLAHLADTGVVLEVCPTSNIATRAVDRIEDHPLRTFVEAGVAVTINSDDPPMFATSLNHDYAVAAELLDLDEQGVADLARAAVDASFAPLDVKSRINAEIEAYAAR is encoded by the coding sequence GTGAGCCTCCAGTCCTTCATCGCCGGCCTCCCCAAGGCCGAGCTGCACGTCCACCACGTCGGGTCGGCGTCGCCGCGGATCGTCTCCGAGCTCGCGGCGCGCCACCCGGCGGCCGGTGTGCCGTCCGACCTCGAGGCGCTGCGGGAGTTCTTCACCTTCCGCGACTTCGCCCACTTCATCGAGGTCTACCTCGCCGTCGTCGACCTGGTCCGCACGCCCGAGGACGTCCGGCTGCTGACCTACGAGGTCGCCCGCGAGATGGCGGAGGGCCAGAACCTGCGCTACGCCGAGCTGACCTGCACGCCCTACACCTCCGTCGCCCGTGGCATCCCCATCGAGGCCTACACCGAGGCCATCGAGGACGCGCGGGTCGCGGCCGAGCGTGACTTCGGGCTGGTGCTGCAGTGGATCTACGACATCCCCGGCGAGTCCGGGATCCCGGCTGCCGACGCGACGCTGGCGTACGCGCTCGAGCACCGCACCGACGCCCTGGTGGGCTTCGGGCTGGGTGGCCCGGAGATCGGGGTGCCGCGGGCGCAGTTCAGCCCCCACTTCGACGCCGCCCGGGCCGCCGGGCTGCGGTCCGTGCCGCACGCGGGGGAGACGACCGGTCCGGAGACGATCTGGGAGTCCCTGCGCCTGCTCGGCGCCGAGCGGATCGGCCACGGCGTCTCCGCCGCCCAGGATCCCGAGCTGCTGGCGCACCTGGCCGACACCGGCGTGGTCCTCGAGGTCTGCCCGACGTCCAACATCGCGACGCGTGCCGTGGACCGCATCGAGGACCACCCGCTGCGGACCTTCGTCGAGGCGGGCGTGGCGGTGACGATCAACTCCGACGACCCGCCGATGTTCGCCACCTCGCTCAACCACGACTACGCGGTCGCGGCCGAACTCCTCGACCTCGACGAGCAGGGCGTGGCCGACCTGGCGCGGGCAGCTGTCGACGCGTCGTTCGCGCCCCTTGACGTGAAGTCGCGGATCAACGCCGAGATCGAGGCGTACGCAGCCCGCTGA